The following proteins are co-located in the Dromiciops gliroides isolate mDroGli1 chromosome 2, mDroGli1.pri, whole genome shotgun sequence genome:
- the PHYKPL gene encoding 5-phosphohydroxy-L-lysine phospho-lyase, translated as MALEGHNKEETLALRRQLIGSSCRLFFSEDPVKIVRARGQYMYDEKGAEYIDCINNVAHVGHCHPHVVQAAHKQNQALNTNSRFLHDNIVDYAQRLSRTLPKELCVFYFLNSGSEANDLALRLARQYTGHRDVVVVDHAYHGHLSSLIDISPYKFRSLEGQPEWVHVVPLPDTFRGPYREDHPEPASAYAAEVKQVIDCAQEKGRKIAAFFIESLPSVGGQIIPPAGYFQKAAEHVRRAGGLFVADEIQVGFGRVGKHFWAFQLQGDDFVPDIVTMGKPIGNGHPIACVATTRDIAEAFAGTGVEYFNTFAGSPVSCAVGLAVLDVLEKEHLQAHAALVGDFLMGLLNQQKTKHPIIGDVRGVGLFIGVDLIKDEATRAPATEEADYLVSRLKDACILLSTDGPGRNVLKFKPPMCFNTDDARIVVNKLDTILTEMEKMRSCETLQIPQ; from the exons ATGGCATTGGAGGGGCACAACAAGGAGGAGACCCTGGCCCTGCGGAGGCAGCTTATCGG CTCCTCCTGCAGGCTCTTTTTTTCTGAGGACCCTGTGAAGATTGTCCGGGCCCGGGGCCAGTACATGTATGATGAGAAGGGAGCTGAGTACATTGACTGCATCAACAACGTGGCTCACG TGGGGCACTGCCACCCTCATGTGGTGCAAGCtgcacacaaacaaaaccaggcGTTAAACACCAACAGCCGCTTCCTGCATGACAACATAGTGGATTACGCGCAGAGGCTGTCCAGAACGCTGCCCAAGGAGCTCTGCGTATTCTACTTCCTGAACTCGGG GTCTGAAGCCAATGACCTGGCCCTGAGGCTGGCTCGTCAATACACCGGACATCGAGATGTGGTGGTCGTTGACCA TGCGTACCACGGGCACCTGAGTTCTCTGATTGACATAAGCCCTTATAAGTTCCGCAGTCTGGAAGGACAGCCCGAGTGGGTACACGTG GTCCCTCTCCCAGATACCTTCCGAGGGCCCTACCGGGAAGACCACCCAGAGCCAGCCAGTGCCTATGCCGCAGAGGTGAAGCAGGTGATTGACTGTGCGCAGGAGAAAGGCAGGAAG ATAGCGGCCTTTTTTATCGAGTCTTTGCCCAGCGTGGGAGGCCAGATCATTCCCCCGGCTGGCTATTTCCAGAAGGCAGCGGA ACACGTCCGAAGGGCTGGAGGGCTTTTTGTGGCTGATGAGATTCAAGTTGGTTTTGGCCGAGTAGGCAAGCACTTCTGGGCCTTCCAGCTGCAGGGGGACGACTTCGTCCCCGACATTGTCACCATGGGCAAGCCCATTGGCAATGGCCACCCCATCGCCTGTGTGGCCACAACCCGGGACATCGCTGAAGCGTTTGCAGGCACTGGCGTCGAGTATTTCAACACG TTTGCGGGAAGTCCTGTTTCCTGTGCAGTGGGTTTGGCGGTCTTGGACGTCCTGGAAAAGGAGCACCTCCAGGCCCATGCTGCCCTGGTAGGAGACTTCCTCATGGGGCTGCTGAACCAGCAGAAGACCAAGCATCCCATCATTGGTGATGTCAG GGGGGTTGGATTGTTCATTGGTGTGGATCTAATCAAAGATGAGGCAACAAGGGCACCAGCAACAGAAGAAGCTGACTATTTGGTTTCTAG gctAAAAGATGCCTGTATTTTGTTGAGCACTGATGGACCTGGAAGAAATGTCCTGAAATTTAAACCTCCAATGTGCTTCAACACGGACGATGCCAGAATTGTTGTCAACAAACTTGACACCATTTTAACAG AAATGGAGAAGATGAGAAGCTGTGAAACCCTTCAAATTCCCCAATGA